The following proteins come from a genomic window of Lachnoclostridium phytofermentans ISDg:
- a CDS encoding methyl-accepting chemotaxis protein — MQISVLKKLRTKILISLLSCFIVFIGIFSYLLYYTSYRMVMKTTGDKAYKIAETAAKQINPDDLKKLTTLEDENTETYKGIQEKLNNLMELGGAKYLYIMRQADNKEFQYVVDGSLGEDRSHIGDVEETIPGYVTATNGDVFIGNEIKDYGEWGILVDSYYPLKDSTGVVVGFVGVDYDATYIHDTLQQFKQLSMLIPGVFLVLIIIVVILIVRYIVNPIISIANVANKVANNDLVVDKLKVKSSDEIGLLTESFNKMVDNIKAMTIKIHNITKHLFDSSQIIERSIDELEQSSDGISKSIQEIAKSSEQEVFESEATYNITNDLSNKIEDITSKLNITLNNANKMQKQNEVGIKAIDDLNYNFNKYLEADVEMAEQIENLSQRSNSIGLILESIDSIANQTNLLALNAAIEAARAGEHGKGFSVVADEVRKLAEQSSTSTREIKSIVTAIADDISGIAETLSRTGGLLHIVKGSIATSKESFEITKESVDSTVNQIELFDEDIKSIENVKNEVMISMENIKNAIEQSVASVQEITGSAEEQTAFTEEISETIRDLNSMVKDLATLVGEFNL, encoded by the coding sequence ATGCAAATATCTGTTTTAAAAAAGTTAAGAACCAAAATTTTAATATCTTTGTTAAGCTGCTTTATTGTATTTATTGGTATTTTTTCGTATCTATTGTATTATACCAGTTACCGCATGGTTATGAAAACCACTGGCGATAAGGCTTATAAAATAGCTGAAACAGCCGCAAAGCAAATAAACCCTGATGATTTAAAGAAACTGACAACATTAGAGGATGAAAACACAGAGACATATAAGGGTATACAAGAAAAGCTAAACAATCTCATGGAGTTAGGCGGAGCGAAATATCTTTATATCATGAGACAAGCTGATAACAAAGAGTTTCAATATGTTGTAGATGGTTCTTTAGGAGAGGACAGATCACATATAGGAGATGTGGAAGAAACTATTCCTGGTTATGTGACCGCCACTAACGGCGATGTATTTATCGGCAATGAGATTAAAGATTATGGAGAATGGGGAATACTGGTTGATTCTTATTATCCCCTAAAGGACAGTACTGGCGTGGTGGTTGGATTTGTAGGAGTAGATTATGATGCAACCTATATACATGATACCCTGCAGCAGTTTAAGCAGTTATCCATGTTAATTCCTGGTGTTTTTCTGGTATTAATTATAATTGTAGTAATTCTCATAGTAAGATATATCGTGAATCCGATTATATCAATAGCCAATGTTGCAAATAAAGTGGCAAATAATGATTTGGTTGTGGATAAATTAAAGGTGAAAAGCAGTGATGAAATTGGTTTGCTTACGGAATCATTTAATAAGATGGTTGACAATATTAAGGCAATGACAATTAAAATTCATAATATAACCAAGCATCTTTTTGATTCTTCCCAAATAATTGAAAGGTCCATTGATGAATTAGAGCAATCCAGCGATGGAATATCAAAAAGCATTCAAGAAATTGCAAAAAGTTCCGAACAAGAAGTTTTTGAAAGTGAAGCTACATATAATATCACAAATGATTTATCCAACAAAATTGAAGATATTACATCAAAATTGAATATCACTTTGAATAATGCCAATAAAATGCAAAAGCAAAACGAAGTAGGTATTAAAGCTATTGATGACTTAAATTATAATTTTAACAAATATTTGGAAGCCGATGTGGAAATGGCAGAGCAAATAGAAAATTTATCCCAAAGATCCAATTCCATCGGACTGATTTTGGAATCCATAGATTCTATTGCAAACCAGACCAACCTCTTAGCATTAAATGCAGCTATTGAAGCAGCAAGAGCTGGAGAGCATGGAAAAGGGTTTTCCGTTGTTGCTGATGAAGTAAGGAAACTGGCAGAACAATCCTCTACTTCTACCCGGGAAATCAAATCAATTGTAACTGCAATTGCAGACGACATATCCGGTATAGCGGAGACATTAAGCAGAACCGGCGGCTTACTTCACATTGTTAAAGGCTCAATTGCTACCTCAAAGGAATCTTTTGAAATAACAAAAGAATCGGTGGATAGTACAGTGAATCAAATTGAACTTTTTGATGAAGATATAAAATCAATAGAAAATGTAAAAAATGAAGTAATGATCTCCATGGAAAATATTAAGAATGCCATAGAGCAATCTGTTGCATCTGTTCAGGAAATAACCGGTTCAGCGGAGGAACAAACTGCTTTTACAGAAGAAATATCGGAAACTATACGTGACTTAAACAGTATGGTTAAAGATTTAGCTACCTTAGTAGGAGAATTTAATTTATGA
- a CDS encoding fibronectin type III domain-containing protein — translation MFYSKKNMKNRILACLLAIIMVLTMVAPVRITYAVEVSDEGTAYVTEDTVVDSLDADDSMPEGFEVMDVNVASGGGISSEKYDIDITTGLKVNTNYHGIEVLENMSYTASTQEIEGVTYNGSIVGTGNPSPSKGDIPTTGSVVKVTPEDNGKFTIVFKLNAGKIYYFVDSNKINIDSYKAGGTNEFIVKTYEVEAGKSYYFYGDGTKIPMYGLSIVYGDNSVSWEDIESPSISKVAANDNAIAVDFLGKVGNGYADSITIEMYEGDTLKKIEKSSAPGNSGTVVFTPDASGNYQFRAVLSRGQEVDKISEKSQEVGFILPLGKPEIQSVNNVGNGSVDVTWNEVKESEGYEVAYKADGETNFTTVKTVTGTTVIIDGLTVGLTYTIRVKAVRGSESTEATTTVKVEQEFQRAWSFAAFGSGVDTKNNYYSGNALDGEVKVVSQSGKGKLVPLSTDGLAFYYTKINAAEENFILRAKVAVDTWTFSNGQEGFGLMAADAVGVNGNNLVFWNNSYMASVTKVEYSWDKENQKVSDVGDNISMKLGIGAQEKVGVTAENIADNTINTNLNELFSSRMAPIETSCANNGTGTYNIVGNYTSQPGGTIANPVTTFDLAIQRDNTGYRISYTDPEGNTTTKLYYDLDRNALTQIDKDNIYVGFFASRYASITVTDIELITSDPKTDPPAEERPIALVTPSYTVTSATAVGTSGYNLVFRANADGVLTITDSLGQVITKEEHVNANTNITKRVNLSKGNNTFNVTFTPDKGYKPSEFEELSSYATKNFTHTVFYKSYGEEGQSIYVAPNGSPNGSGTKANPLDIYTAVKHVQPGQTIVLAGGTYSLTKTIKIERGIDGTADKMIQMVADPNASTRPVFNFNSACAGMIVVGNYWYFKGFDVTKTQDAQKGIQVSGSNCIYDQVNTYHNGNTGLQISRYLGTDDWDLWPANNLILNCTSYGNADKGYEDADGFAAKLTVGNGNVFDGCIAYNNADDGWDFFAKPETGSIGKVTIRNSVAYGNGYLEDGTNAGNGNGFKMGGSSITGYHQLENSVSFRNKAKGIDSNSCPDIQVYSSTSFNNESYNVALYTNDAVNTDFYADGILSYRTEGIVIGQDDCIKMPENFKFKGSQDENKVYGATNYYWDVASASSKNKAGNTVSSDWFESLTFNGITRNVDGTINMNGFLVLTENAPAGIGARVGGTPSFEPTIGPEVAETVTPQPTQSPEVPAPTSTPAPTSTPTPAPELTKEEIFEHLTPKRTGTLYVGGDSSNLGWFGLKLPTNVVKVANFDEKTLSKLAEGIVPITITYKSNNPGIVEVKQNGRLIAKESGVAIITATVTMQDGTQEVYTRKLSIKKATVEFVESTVRMKVGEEAVFEIKVNGLDEDSIIWMSSKKDGAVVKKNPGSTTATVKAVSAETDWIYVIVDGVKKSIKVIIEE, via the coding sequence ATGTTTTATTCAAAGAAAAATATGAAGAACAGAATCCTTGCATGTTTGCTGGCTATTATCATGGTTTTAACGATGGTTGCTCCAGTGAGAATTACATATGCAGTGGAAGTAAGTGATGAAGGAACAGCATACGTTACGGAGGATACTGTAGTTGATAGCCTAGATGCTGATGACAGTATGCCTGAAGGATTTGAGGTAATGGATGTGAATGTAGCTTCTGGGGGAGGAATATCTTCAGAAAAATATGACATTGATATTACCACGGGACTTAAAGTGAATACTAATTATCATGGTATAGAAGTTCTTGAGAATATGTCATATACAGCTTCCACTCAGGAGATAGAGGGTGTAACATATAACGGTAGTATTGTAGGAACAGGGAATCCTTCACCAAGTAAAGGAGATATTCCTACTACGGGATCTGTTGTAAAGGTTACTCCAGAAGACAATGGTAAATTTACAATTGTATTTAAATTAAATGCTGGGAAAATTTATTATTTTGTAGATAGTAATAAGATAAATATTGATAGCTACAAAGCAGGTGGTACAAATGAATTTATTGTTAAAACTTATGAAGTAGAAGCAGGAAAATCCTATTACTTCTATGGAGATGGAACTAAAATTCCTATGTACGGTTTATCTATCGTCTATGGTGATAATTCCGTATCTTGGGAAGATATAGAATCGCCTTCAATTAGCAAAGTTGCAGCAAATGATAATGCGATCGCGGTAGATTTTCTCGGTAAAGTTGGTAATGGCTATGCAGATTCTATAACTATTGAGATGTACGAAGGTGATACTCTTAAGAAAATAGAAAAGAGCTCTGCACCAGGGAATAGTGGAACAGTTGTATTCACTCCTGATGCCAGTGGAAATTACCAGTTTAGAGCGGTATTATCTAGAGGTCAAGAAGTAGATAAGATCAGTGAAAAATCTCAAGAAGTTGGATTTATTTTACCTCTAGGAAAGCCAGAAATTCAATCTGTTAATAATGTAGGTAATGGTTCTGTAGATGTTACATGGAATGAAGTAAAAGAATCAGAAGGTTATGAAGTAGCATATAAAGCTGATGGCGAAACTAATTTCACAACTGTGAAAACAGTTACTGGAACCACAGTTATAATTGATGGTTTAACTGTAGGATTAACATATACAATTCGAGTGAAAGCAGTACGTGGTAGTGAATCAACAGAAGCGACTACTACCGTGAAAGTTGAACAGGAATTTCAAAGAGCTTGGTCATTTGCAGCCTTTGGTTCAGGTGTTGATACAAAAAACAATTATTATAGTGGAAATGCTTTAGATGGTGAAGTTAAAGTAGTAAGCCAAAGTGGTAAAGGTAAGCTTGTGCCACTTTCTACAGATGGTCTTGCTTTCTATTATACAAAGATTAATGCAGCGGAAGAAAACTTTATCTTACGAGCAAAAGTAGCAGTGGATACTTGGACATTTTCTAATGGTCAGGAAGGCTTCGGTCTTATGGCTGCTGATGCTGTCGGAGTGAATGGAAACAATTTAGTATTCTGGAATAACTCTTATATGGCAAGTGTAACAAAGGTTGAATACTCTTGGGATAAAGAGAATCAGAAGGTATCTGACGTAGGCGATAATATTTCAATGAAACTTGGTATTGGTGCACAAGAAAAGGTTGGTGTAACTGCAGAGAATATCGCGGATAATACAATTAACACAAACCTCAATGAGTTATTTAGCTCTAGGATGGCACCAATTGAAACTTCTTGTGCAAATAACGGCACGGGTACTTACAACATTGTAGGAAATTATACAAGTCAACCAGGAGGAACCATTGCTAACCCGGTAACTACATTTGATTTAGCAATCCAGCGTGACAACACTGGTTACCGTATTAGTTACACTGATCCAGAAGGAAATACTACAACTAAGTTATATTATGATTTAGACCGTAATGCATTAACTCAGATTGACAAAGACAATATTTATGTTGGTTTCTTTGCATCTAGATATGCTAGTATTACAGTAACAGATATTGAGTTAATTACTTCAGATCCTAAAACAGATCCACCAGCAGAAGAACGTCCAATTGCGTTAGTAACTCCTTCATATACAGTTACTTCTGCAACAGCAGTTGGCACATCGGGATATAACTTAGTATTCCGTGCTAATGCAGATGGTGTATTAACTATTACAGATTCTCTTGGTCAGGTAATTACCAAAGAGGAACACGTAAATGCAAATACTAATATTACAAAGCGTGTAAACTTAAGTAAGGGAAATAATACATTTAATGTAACATTTACACCTGATAAAGGTTACAAGCCAAGTGAGTTTGAGGAGTTATCTTCTTATGCAACAAAGAACTTCACTCATACTGTATTTTATAAGAGCTATGGTGAAGAAGGTCAGTCTATTTATGTAGCACCAAATGGTTCACCAAATGGTAGCGGTACAAAAGCGAATCCTTTAGATATTTATACAGCAGTAAAGCATGTTCAACCAGGTCAGACCATTGTTCTAGCTGGTGGTACTTATAGCTTAACAAAAACAATTAAGATTGAACGTGGTATTGATGGAACAGCAGACAAGATGATTCAAATGGTAGCAGATCCGAATGCGTCTACTCGTCCTGTATTTAATTTTAACAGTGCTTGTGCAGGCATGATAGTAGTGGGGAACTATTGGTATTTCAAGGGTTTTGATGTAACAAAAACTCAGGATGCACAAAAAGGTATTCAGGTATCCGGAAGCAATTGTATTTACGACCAGGTTAATACGTACCACAATGGTAATACAGGTCTTCAGATTTCCAGATATTTAGGTACTGATGATTGGGATTTATGGCCAGCAAATAACCTTATCTTAAACTGTACCTCTTATGGAAATGCAGATAAGGGATATGAAGATGCAGATGGTTTTGCAGCAAAGTTAACGGTTGGCAATGGCAATGTATTTGATGGATGTATCGCTTACAACAACGCAGACGATGGTTGGGACTTTTTTGCTAAACCAGAGACTGGTTCTATCGGTAAGGTTACAATTAGAAATAGTGTTGCTTATGGCAATGGCTATTTAGAAGATGGAACAAATGCAGGTAATGGTAATGGATTTAAGATGGGTGGTTCCAGTATCACCGGATATCACCAGTTAGAGAATTCCGTATCATTTAGAAATAAAGCAAAGGGTATTGATTCAAACAGTTGTCCAGATATCCAGGTTTATAGTAGTACATCATTTAATAACGAGAGTTATAACGTTGCTCTTTACACAAATGATGCAGTGAATACAGATTTCTATGCGGATGGTATCCTTTCCTATCGTACTGAGGGTATTGTGATTGGCCAAGATGATTGTATTAAAATGCCAGAGAACTTTAAATTTAAAGGTTCTCAGGATGAAAATAAGGTATATGGAGCAACCAATTATTACTGGGATGTTGCTAGCGCTTCTTCTAAGAATAAGGCAGGAAATACGGTTTCTAGTGATTGGTTTGAAAGCTTAACTTTCAATGGAATTACAAGAAATGTAGATGGAACAATAAACATGAATGGATTCCTTGTATTAACAGAGAATGCTCCAGCAGGTATCGGTGCAAGAGTAGGAGGAACTCCATCATTTGAACCAACAATCGGCCCTGAAGTTGCTGAAACTGTAACACCACAACCAACACAATCGCCAGAAGTGCCAGCTCCAACATCTACACCGGCCCCAACATCTACCCCAACTCCAGCACCAGAATTAACAAAAGAGGAGATTTTTGAACATTTAACTCCAAAGCGTACTGGTACTCTTTATGTTGGTGGTGATAGTTCTAACTTAGGATGGTTTGGGTTAAAACTTCCGACTAACGTTGTTAAAGTAGCTAACTTTGATGAAAAAACATTAAGTAAGTTGGCAGAGGGAATTGTACCAATCACGATTACTTACAAGTCAAATAATCCAGGCATTGTAGAGGTAAAACAAAATGGACGTCTGATTGCAAAAGAATCTGGTGTTGCAATCATTACAGCTACTGTAACAATGCAGGATGGTACACAGGAAGTTTATACTAGAAAATTATCTATTAAAAAGGCAACCGTAGAATTTGTGGAAAGTACTGTACGAATGAAAGTGGGAGAAGAAGCAGTATTTGAAATCAAAGTTAACGGTTTGGATGAAGATAGCATCATCTGGATGTCAAGTAAAAAAGATGGTGCAGTTGTAAAGAAGAATCCAGGAAGTACAACTGCAACGGTAAAAGCAGTTTCTGCGGAAACAGATTGGATTTATGTAATCGTAGATGGTGTGAAGAAGTCAATTAAAGTTATTATTGAAGAGTAA
- a CDS encoding TM1266 family iron-only hydrogenase system putative regulator yields MDTRIALIGIIVEELSASAEVNHILHEYSSYIIGRMGLPYKDKGVSIISVVVDAENNVISSLSGKLGMVKGISVKTMYSKSS; encoded by the coding sequence GTGGATACTAGAATTGCATTAATCGGGATCATAGTGGAGGAACTTAGTGCATCAGCAGAGGTGAATCATATCTTACATGAATATAGCAGCTATATCATCGGTAGAATGGGCCTTCCCTATAAGGATAAGGGTGTCAGCATAATTAGTGTGGTGGTAGATGCAGAAAACAATGTGATTAGTTCCCTATCTGGTAAATTGGGTATGGTAAAGGGAATCAGTGTTAAGACGATGTATTCAAAATCATCATAA
- a CDS encoding pyridoxamine 5'-phosphate oxidase family protein has protein sequence MRKSDRGIKDFNEIVDVINRCDTIRIGIFDEEYPYVVPISFGYEVIDNKIILYVHGAKEGKKHDLIGRNNKVCIEADICHRFTETGNSVTCEYESIIGYGEAVKVFDQDAIKGLELLVTHCGFDGYPINEGALKVMTIYQITLDHVTGKRRFV, from the coding sequence ATGAGAAAATCAGATCGTGGAATTAAAGACTTTAATGAAATTGTTGATGTAATAAATCGTTGTGATACAATTCGCATCGGGATATTTGATGAGGAGTATCCCTATGTTGTACCTATCTCATTTGGATACGAAGTAATAGATAATAAAATCATATTATATGTGCACGGTGCGAAGGAAGGGAAAAAGCACGATCTTATAGGAAGAAACAATAAGGTGTGTATAGAAGCAGATATCTGTCATCGCTTTACTGAAACAGGAAATAGCGTCACTTGCGAATACGAAAGTATCATTGGGTATGGTGAAGCAGTTAAGGTATTTGATCAGGATGCGATAAAAGGGCTTGAATTACTTGTAACCCATTGTGGATTTGACGGGTATCCCATTAACGAGGGGGCTCTAAAGGTGATGACAATTTATCAGATTACTTTAGACCATGTGACTGGAAAGAGAAGATTTGTTTAA
- a CDS encoding ABC transporter substrate-binding protein, whose product MKKYKYLILTLIFSMAVLAGCSTKKNVEDNNIAPEPTKAEEVTTKPTEEPTKGEESTVEKITMNIAALKGPTAMGMVELMERAENGETANKYDFTIAGTADEITANLIKGDFQIAAIPCNLASILYQNSEGKIQVAGINTLGVLYIVETGDSIKSVEDLKGKTIYSTGKGTTPEFTLNYLLSSHGIDPSKDVTIEYKSEATEVAAMLSESENAIAMLPQPYVTTVQMTNDKVRVALDVTKEWEALNSDSSVVTGVVVVNKKFADENKEAVEAFLSEYRDSVTYVNSKVEEASTLIEKFGIVKAPVAKQAIPYCNITLIRGEEMKNKVNGYLKVLYDQKPESVGGKLPENGFYWE is encoded by the coding sequence ATGAAGAAGTATAAATATTTGATTCTAACACTTATCTTTAGTATGGCGGTGTTAGCAGGCTGCTCCACAAAAAAGAATGTAGAGGATAACAATATAGCTCCTGAGCCAACTAAGGCAGAAGAAGTAACAACAAAGCCAACCGAAGAACCAACGAAAGGGGAGGAGAGCACTGTTGAGAAAATCACAATGAATATTGCAGCTCTAAAAGGTCCTACAGCAATGGGTATGGTAGAACTTATGGAGAGAGCAGAAAATGGAGAGACTGCAAACAAATATGATTTTACAATCGCTGGAACAGCAGATGAAATCACAGCAAACTTAATTAAGGGTGATTTTCAAATTGCAGCTATTCCGTGTAATCTAGCTTCTATCCTGTATCAAAACAGTGAAGGAAAAATTCAGGTAGCAGGCATCAATACACTTGGTGTATTATATATTGTTGAGACTGGCGACTCTATAAAAAGTGTTGAAGATTTGAAAGGCAAGACAATTTACTCAACTGGGAAGGGAACAACACCAGAATTTACTCTAAATTATCTTCTTAGTTCTCATGGAATCGATCCAAGTAAAGATGTAACCATTGAATATAAATCCGAAGCAACAGAAGTTGCAGCTATGTTAAGTGAATCTGAAAATGCAATAGCAATGCTACCTCAACCTTATGTTACCACAGTGCAAATGACAAACGATAAAGTTAGAGTTGCATTAGATGTAACAAAGGAATGGGAAGCATTAAATTCCGATAGTTCTGTAGTTACTGGTGTCGTTGTAGTTAACAAAAAATTCGCTGATGAGAATAAAGAAGCAGTAGAAGCCTTTTTATCAGAGTACAGGGATAGCGTTACTTATGTAAATAGTAAAGTGGAAGAGGCTTCAACCTTAATTGAAAAGTTCGGAATAGTTAAAGCACCTGTTGCTAAGCAAGCAATCCCTTACTGTAATATTACATTAATTCGTGGTGAGGAAATGAAAAATAAAGTGAATGGATATTTAAAGGTACTCTATGATCAAAAACCAGAATCAGTAGGTGGGAAATTACCGGAGAATGGGTTTTATTGGGAGTAG
- a CDS encoding serine hydrolase domain-containing protein, with protein MISFKTDYTPEDVGYDEDRLVKLSHFFEDLTKRKILISANYCLARDGKVFANNAVGKLSFREEDTRELRPDTIQRIASITKLFTATAIWQLAEDGKLRVSQRVGEFIEEFDTKPFNEITIAHLLSHTSGLQADDECFENKYFVSPWAFIDHDKGMNWIAASLRSGMRKKPGEEWAYCSFGYVILGEIITRVSGQFANDYIIEHIIKPCGMMDSGFGYDNKEVVSRTNIPNERSEKFITEILNGTQSTEEQDSVWAKIPGTGGSMYSTAYDLCRFGTMLLQGGYIDGTRVIGRKAIEKMSTLYTAPHIKDYCWNAGGPYRQYGLGPDMRCNEGSLYTQGTFFHEGAGGCCLIIDPTEKLVAAWFVPFVNGAWSGEALYNAAAVMWSGLK; from the coding sequence ATGATCAGCTTTAAGACAGATTATACACCGGAAGATGTTGGGTATGATGAGGATAGGTTAGTAAAACTGAGCCATTTTTTTGAGGATTTGACGAAAAGAAAAATATTGATTTCTGCAAACTATTGTCTGGCGAGAGACGGAAAAGTATTTGCCAATAATGCAGTCGGTAAGCTCTCTTTTCGGGAAGAGGATACAAGAGAGTTAAGACCGGACACTATTCAACGGATTGCTTCCATTACTAAGCTGTTTACTGCAACCGCTATCTGGCAGTTAGCGGAAGATGGTAAATTAAGAGTAAGTCAAAGGGTTGGGGAATTCATTGAAGAGTTTGATACAAAACCTTTCAATGAAATCACAATCGCACATCTGCTTTCTCATACCTCGGGGTTGCAGGCGGATGATGAGTGCTTCGAAAATAAATATTTTGTATCGCCATGGGCATTTATCGATCATGACAAGGGCATGAATTGGATTGCTGCCTCTTTGAGAAGTGGAATGCGGAAAAAACCAGGAGAAGAATGGGCCTATTGTAGTTTTGGTTATGTAATACTTGGAGAGATTATTACAAGAGTTAGCGGACAATTTGCCAATGATTATATTATCGAGCATATTATTAAACCCTGTGGCATGATGGATTCCGGTTTTGGTTATGACAACAAGGAAGTTGTAAGCAGAACGAATATCCCTAATGAGCGCAGTGAAAAATTCATTACGGAGATACTGAACGGAACACAAAGTACAGAAGAACAAGATAGCGTCTGGGCGAAAATACCTGGTACAGGGGGCAGCATGTATTCCACAGCATATGATTTATGCCGATTTGGTACTATGCTACTGCAAGGAGGGTATATCGATGGAACAAGAGTAATTGGGCGAAAAGCGATAGAAAAAATGTCCACACTGTATACAGCACCCCATATCAAGGATTATTGCTGGAATGCGGGCGGACCATATCGCCAATATGGGTTAGGACCTGATATGCGCTGTAATGAAGGGAGTTTATATACTCAGGGAACCTTCTTCCATGAAGGAGCAGGCGGATGCTGTCTCATAATAGATCCTACAGAAAAACTGGTTGCTGCTTGGTTTGTTCCGTTCGTAAATGGTGCTTGGTCTGGAGAGGCCTTATATAATGCAGCAGCAGTGATGTGGTCAGGATTAAAGTAA
- a CDS encoding response regulator transcription factor produces MDKILIVEDEAAIAELEKDYLELSGFEVDIENTGDKGLAAALTGDYKLIILDLMLPNVDGFEICKRVREEKNIPVIMVSAKKDDIDKIRGLGLGADDYMTKPFSPSELVARVKAHLARYERLIGTGMKENEMIEIRGIKIDKTARRVYVNGEERAFTTKEFDLLTFLAQNPNHVYTKEELFQEIWDMESIGDIATVTVHIKKIREKIEANTSKPQYIETIWGVGYRFKV; encoded by the coding sequence ATGGACAAGATATTAATAGTAGAAGATGAAGCTGCAATTGCAGAACTTGAAAAGGATTATTTAGAGCTTTCTGGTTTTGAGGTAGATATTGAAAATACCGGAGATAAAGGTTTAGCGGCAGCTCTAACAGGGGATTATAAGTTAATCATTCTAGACTTAATGTTACCAAACGTAGATGGATTCGAAATTTGTAAGCGTGTTAGGGAAGAAAAGAATATCCCTGTTATTATGGTGTCTGCAAAAAAGGATGACATTGATAAGATTCGAGGACTTGGACTCGGAGCAGATGATTATATGACAAAGCCATTTAGCCCAAGTGAATTGGTGGCTAGGGTAAAAGCACATTTAGCAAGATATGAGCGATTGATTGGTACTGGAATGAAGGAAAATGAAATGATAGAAATTCGTGGTATCAAAATTGATAAAACTGCTCGACGTGTTTATGTGAATGGAGAGGAAAGGGCATTTACAACCAAAGAGTTTGACCTACTTACTTTCTTAGCACAAAATCCAAACCATGTTTATACTAAGGAAGAACTATTTCAAGAGATTTGGGATATGGAGTCGATTGGTGATATTGCTACGGTTACCGTTCATATTAAAAAGATCCGAGAAAAGATTGAAGCAAACACTTCAAAACCACAATACATCGAAACAATCTGGGGTGTGGGCTACCGCTTTAAAGTTTGA